Proteins encoded by one window of Lacipirellulaceae bacterium:
- a CDS encoding TolC family protein: MTKWSPLFGVFAIVFSGCAASAPQPDKPNVALAAQAIKQVDYEKPLTPELLQPPSLSELESIDAGPALSDSGLTLPVLEELAFSSNPSVTQAEARVQALRGKLVQVGLPPNPTVGYVAGEIGNDGASGQQGGFVGQEIITASKLQRNRAVVGAEIHKAEQEQAAIIQKVRTDVRTGYYNTLLAQRRVELAEELVRITTETVDASRALLNAEEIPVAGLLQTQVRLKNAQTMARTSKNALRQAWRGLAAVVGRPDLAPQTLVGDIRQLPQSLDWEEQLKRLQTQSPEVAIAMAEVERTRYALDRATVEAIPDINTQLSVQYDDATQDTIVGVQLSVPLPMWDRNQGGIQQAQAEVSGAKKNVDRVMLSLNQRLSTAFRRYTDATVTAENYASDILPLAGRTLELVQRGYKQGEIGYLDLLAAQQTFSQTNLAYLDALGALWGSYLQIDGLLLEGSLN; the protein is encoded by the coding sequence ATGACAAAATGGTCACCATTATTTGGCGTTTTCGCTATCGTCTTCTCTGGGTGTGCAGCAAGTGCACCGCAGCCCGATAAACCAAACGTTGCGCTCGCTGCACAAGCTATCAAGCAGGTCGATTATGAAAAACCTCTGACTCCCGAGTTGCTCCAGCCACCCAGTCTAAGCGAACTAGAATCCATAGATGCTGGTCCCGCACTTTCGGATAGCGGTTTAACACTGCCAGTGTTAGAAGAGCTAGCCTTCTCGAGCAACCCATCGGTTACTCAGGCGGAAGCTCGTGTTCAAGCTCTCCGCGGCAAGCTGGTGCAGGTCGGATTGCCGCCGAACCCGACCGTAGGTTACGTCGCTGGCGAAATCGGCAACGACGGAGCGTCTGGCCAGCAGGGAGGCTTCGTCGGCCAGGAGATCATTACTGCCTCGAAACTCCAGAGGAACCGTGCTGTAGTCGGAGCCGAAATTCACAAAGCGGAACAAGAGCAGGCGGCAATAATTCAGAAAGTTCGCACCGACGTTCGCACTGGTTACTACAACACTTTACTGGCCCAAAGACGTGTAGAGCTAGCTGAGGAGTTGGTTCGCATAACCACTGAAACAGTTGATGCTTCTCGTGCGTTATTGAATGCCGAGGAAATTCCTGTAGCTGGTTTGCTGCAGACTCAGGTACGACTGAAGAATGCGCAAACGATGGCTAGAACGAGTAAGAACGCGCTAAGGCAAGCGTGGCGTGGCTTAGCGGCAGTTGTTGGCAGACCTGATTTGGCTCCGCAAACTCTTGTCGGAGACATACGTCAACTACCCCAGTCTTTAGATTGGGAGGAGCAGCTAAAGCGTCTCCAGACACAGAGCCCAGAAGTAGCGATTGCGATGGCTGAGGTTGAGCGTACGCGATATGCGTTGGATCGCGCAACTGTGGAGGCAATCCCCGACATCAACACGCAGCTTAGCGTTCAGTATGACGATGCAACACAGGATACCATCGTTGGTGTACAGTTGAGTGTTCCCTTACCAATGTGGGATCGTAATCAAGGCGGTATCCAGCAAGCACAAGCAGAGGTCAGCGGTGCAAAGAAGAATGTAGATCGAGTTATGTTGAGTCTAAACCAGCGACTATCTACTGCCTTTCGCAGGTACACCGATGCAACAGTTACCGCCGAAAACTATGCATCAGACATTCTCCCCTTAGCAGGACGGACGCTTGAGCTGGTTCAACGGGGCTATAAGCAAGGAGAAATCGGCTATCTTGACCTGTTGGCAGCGCAGCAGACATTTTCCCAAACAAATCTGGCCTATTTAGATGCGTTAGGTGCTCTCTGGGGAAGTTACCTTCAGATCGATGGCCTACTGCTTGAAGGGAGTCTTAATTAG
- a CDS encoding ABC transporter permease, giving the protein MSKFIPYVFKSLWRHRARTLLTVSGTAVALLVFCFIGSVQQGLLALTSGDDAGRTLIVFQENRFCPQSSRLPQDYESTIAKLPGVQDVVPVKVFTNNCRASLDAIVFQGVQPEKLKAWRDIDLQSGNWSAFSGQDDAALVGIDVATRRGLSVGDKFTIGDVSVLVQGVFKSPTAAENNLIFTQLEFLQRARGANDVGTVTMLEVHLNDTADPEAMAKQIDQEFYAGPVGTTTRTKGMFQADTLADLAELIGFVHWLGYACVGLVLSLVATTTVMSVQDRIKEHAVLQTLGLRPFRVFRLVLIESLLLSTIGGIIGVLGSILLLSISGMSVAAEGVTIAFEPSLAIALQGAGVALGVGVLAGIAPGWQASNTEIVQALRHA; this is encoded by the coding sequence ATGTCCAAGTTCATTCCTTACGTCTTCAAGAGCCTGTGGCGGCATCGTGCCCGGACGCTCCTGACCGTCAGTGGCACGGCAGTCGCGCTGCTGGTGTTCTGCTTCATTGGGTCAGTGCAGCAAGGCTTGCTCGCACTGACCTCTGGTGACGACGCTGGGCGGACGCTCATTGTCTTTCAGGAGAATCGGTTCTGCCCGCAAAGTAGTCGATTGCCGCAAGATTATGAAAGTACCATTGCGAAATTACCGGGCGTGCAAGATGTCGTACCGGTCAAAGTATTTACAAACAACTGCCGAGCCAGCCTTGATGCGATTGTGTTTCAGGGAGTGCAGCCGGAAAAGCTGAAGGCTTGGAGGGATATTGATTTGCAGTCGGGTAACTGGTCAGCCTTCTCCGGCCAAGACGACGCCGCCCTTGTTGGCATTGATGTCGCCACACGCCGAGGCCTGAGCGTTGGTGACAAGTTTACTATCGGCGACGTGTCGGTTCTCGTGCAGGGCGTGTTCAAGTCACCCACTGCCGCCGAGAACAACCTGATCTTCACTCAGCTTGAGTTTTTGCAGAGGGCACGGGGAGCAAACGACGTAGGCACCGTAACCATGCTAGAAGTGCATCTCAACGACACTGCCGACCCCGAGGCGATGGCAAAACAAATTGACCAAGAGTTTTATGCTGGTCCGGTCGGCACGACCACTCGTACTAAGGGGATGTTCCAAGCCGACACCCTTGCGGACCTTGCCGAACTGATTGGCTTTGTGCATTGGCTCGGCTACGCATGCGTTGGCTTGGTGCTGTCTCTCGTTGCAACCACAACGGTAATGTCTGTGCAGGATCGCATCAAAGAACATGCTGTGCTTCAGACTTTGGGTTTGCGCCCTTTCCGGGTCTTCCGACTAGTGCTGATTGAGAGTTTGCTGCTAAGCACAATCGGTGGCATTATAGGCGTGCTTGGCAGCATCCTACTGCTGTCAATTTCTGGTATGTCCGTAGCTGCTGAGGGAGTCACGATAGCTTTTGAACCCTCGTTGGCGATCGCACTCCAGGGTGCTGGGGTGGCATTAGGAGTAGGGGTTTTGGCAGGGATCGCTCCAGGATGGCAAGCATCGAATACAGAAATCGTTCAGGCGCTTCGACACGCGTAG
- a CDS encoding ABC transporter ATP-binding protein: MSLVQVTNVTKEYANGEETIRPLDGVSLTVEEGDYISLMGASGSGKSTLLNLIAGIDRATSGEIVVADTDITKLSRGKLADWRARHIGYVFQTHNLIPVLTAYENVELPLLLLPMSAAERRKRVEIAMEAVDLTSRATHYPRQMSGGQEQRVGIARAIVANPTVVVADEPTGSLDDETTEQILTLLSRINKELGMTLLMVTHDASAGARARRQIRLERGRLMENGKALQTAHLQTA; encoded by the coding sequence ATGTCACTCGTACAAGTCACCAATGTCACCAAAGAATATGCGAACGGCGAAGAAACGATTCGCCCGCTGGATGGCGTGAGCCTGACGGTTGAAGAAGGCGACTACATTTCTCTGATGGGAGCAAGTGGCTCCGGCAAGAGTACGCTGCTCAACCTAATTGCCGGCATTGACCGAGCAACTTCGGGCGAAATCGTCGTCGCAGATACTGACATCACGAAACTCTCACGTGGCAAGCTGGCCGACTGGCGAGCACGGCACATCGGCTATGTGTTTCAGACGCACAATCTGATTCCTGTGCTGACCGCCTATGAAAACGTCGAGCTACCGCTCTTGCTGCTGCCGATGTCGGCCGCCGAGCGTCGCAAACGGGTCGAAATTGCGATGGAAGCGGTTGACCTCACTTCACGAGCAACTCACTACCCACGGCAAATGTCGGGTGGCCAGGAACAGCGGGTAGGTATTGCGCGGGCCATCGTTGCCAACCCTACGGTGGTCGTGGCCGACGAACCGACGGGTAGCCTTGATGACGAGACGACCGAGCAGATTCTCACTCTCCTAAGCCGGATCAATAAAGAACTCGGCATGACGCTTCTGATGGTCACCCACGATGCTAGCGCGGGCGCGCGAGCGAGGCGGCAAATTCGGTTGGAGCGTGGCCGATTGATGGAGAACGGCAAGGCACTACAAACAGCTCATTTACAAACGGCTTAA
- a CDS encoding HlyD family efflux transporter periplasmic adaptor subunit, with translation MSEQSSQLDLSRLAVDRSGPGEGTRVRIKRSWFTKYVLPLAILIGFVSLFGWAARDSFLPAQSITITPVVVSRAEVKQEGTPLFQAAGWIEPRPTPAMASALAPGVVKEMLVVEGQHVKQGEPVATLIDTDAKLALAEAKAAFELQEAEVARAEATLAAATTNLAQPTELQAALADAAAKLNETEIALSNLPFAIETAKSRLQLAKENVRRKELAGEAISGRVLREARSELAAAENVVAELIAREPRLQSQAQSLADKRDALKRQLSLLTNETRAVAEAKANLASSMAQLAQARLRVEGAELQLERMVVRSPIDGCVLRLNARPGQWLSGAGSSASQGSSVVVGLYDPQNLQVRVDVRLEDVPQVQIGQPTQIETAAVSAPLAGEVISVTTFADIQKNTLQVKVAVSDPPSVIKPEMLGKVTFLAPPSPVVDDEQGESPLRLFIPQSLVVSGEQSTQVWVADLTRGIAQQKAIQIARGTTDGGLVEVTSGLSPTDKLIVAGRESVVVGTRIRVTGEDRTLSGSNSSLTTSEPATRTAANN, from the coding sequence ATGTCCGAACAATCATCACAACTTGATCTTAGCCGATTAGCTGTTGACCGCAGCGGACCGGGAGAAGGTACGCGCGTTCGCATCAAGCGTTCGTGGTTCACCAAATACGTCCTGCCTCTCGCCATCCTCATTGGCTTCGTGAGTCTGTTTGGCTGGGCTGCTCGGGACAGTTTTTTGCCTGCCCAATCGATCACGATTACGCCGGTCGTCGTGAGCCGAGCCGAAGTTAAGCAGGAAGGTACGCCGCTGTTTCAGGCAGCAGGTTGGATCGAACCTCGACCGACACCGGCGATGGCGTCTGCATTAGCTCCCGGAGTCGTAAAAGAAATGTTGGTCGTTGAGGGCCAGCACGTTAAACAAGGTGAACCAGTCGCCACTCTGATTGATACCGATGCGAAGTTAGCGCTCGCCGAAGCCAAGGCCGCTTTTGAATTGCAAGAGGCAGAAGTAGCTCGTGCAGAGGCGACCCTTGCTGCTGCCACGACGAATCTCGCGCAACCGACCGAGTTGCAAGCGGCACTCGCGGATGCGGCGGCAAAGCTGAATGAAACCGAGATCGCCTTGAGCAATTTGCCGTTCGCGATCGAAACGGCTAAATCACGCCTGCAACTAGCCAAAGAGAATGTTCGGCGTAAAGAGTTGGCGGGAGAAGCGATTTCCGGGCGAGTCTTGCGTGAAGCTCGGAGCGAACTGGCCGCCGCAGAGAACGTCGTGGCGGAACTGATTGCCCGCGAGCCAAGGCTTCAATCACAAGCGCAGTCACTCGCCGATAAGCGTGACGCTCTCAAGAGACAGCTTAGCCTATTGACCAATGAGACGCGGGCCGTCGCCGAGGCCAAAGCGAATCTAGCGTCTTCTATGGCGCAACTCGCACAAGCACGCCTTCGCGTCGAAGGCGCCGAGTTACAACTAGAGCGAATGGTTGTCCGCTCACCCATTGATGGCTGCGTGCTTCGCTTAAACGCTCGACCGGGGCAGTGGCTGTCCGGTGCTGGCTCTTCGGCCTCTCAGGGGTCAAGCGTCGTCGTTGGGTTGTACGACCCACAGAACTTGCAGGTACGGGTAGATGTTCGCCTTGAGGACGTGCCACAAGTACAGATCGGTCAGCCAACGCAAATCGAAACAGCAGCGGTTTCAGCGCCACTGGCAGGCGAAGTGATTTCCGTCACTACTTTCGCAGACATCCAGAAAAACACGCTGCAAGTCAAAGTGGCGGTTAGCGATCCCCCATCGGTCATTAAGCCAGAAATGCTGGGTAAGGTGACGTTTCTTGCTCCGCCTTCACCAGTCGTTGACGACGAGCAGGGCGAATCACCGCTACGGCTATTCATTCCGCAGTCACTTGTCGTCTCTGGCGAACAAAGTACGCAAGTCTGGGTAGCCGACCTCACTAGGGGAATCGCCCAACAGAAAGCTATTCAGATTGCCCGTGGAACAACTGACGGCGGACTGGTCGAAGTGACCAGCGGGCTTTCACCAACGGATAAGTTGATCGTCGCGGGACGAGAATCCGTCGTCGTGGGAACACGCATACGCGTCACTGGTGAAGATCGAACTCTCTCGGGCAGTAACAGCTCACTAACAACGAGCGAACCCGCTACTCGCACCGCAGCAAACAACTAG
- a CDS encoding ABC transporter permease: MLGQKLLPWDYGVRNLFRRPSRSALTLGGLTIVVLLVLVVVGFIRGLEKSLAATGNPNVVLVYALSSGADIENSSIPGRTPSLLSASVDGVRRQHGVEYVSPELYLATRITASGMSEPGMGLVRGVTTTTPLVRDKVQLTEGTWPQSGEVMVGRLAHSKLGAKEDDLAVGQQVSFDGQTWTISGSFTAAGSAFESEIWAPLADLQTALKRQDLSMVAVAMDSPDGVADVDLFCRERIDLELKAVSESGYYASLQKHYKPVRMLGWVVVALVAGSGIFAGLNTMYGAVVGRVRELATLQALGFRRRAILLTLVQEATLLACAGAIVACVAGLLLVDGTAVRFTMGAFMLSVDSVGIAVACGVAALLGVVGALPPAVKAMRLPVVEAIKSI; this comes from the coding sequence ATGTTAGGTCAAAAGCTACTGCCTTGGGATTACGGCGTGCGGAACTTGTTCCGCCGTCCGTCCCGCAGTGCGCTCACACTCGGCGGTCTTACGATCGTGGTGCTGCTAGTGCTCGTCGTCGTGGGTTTTATCCGTGGCCTTGAGAAGTCTCTCGCGGCAACGGGCAATCCGAACGTAGTGCTCGTCTATGCTTTATCTTCGGGTGCAGACATTGAGAACTCGTCCATTCCTGGTCGGACGCCTTCCTTATTGTCGGCCAGCGTTGACGGTGTGCGTCGCCAGCATGGCGTGGAGTACGTTTCGCCGGAGCTTTATTTGGCAACGCGTATCACTGCATCAGGCATGAGTGAACCAGGAATGGGCCTCGTTCGTGGTGTTACAACCACCACTCCTCTGGTGCGAGACAAGGTTCAGCTAACGGAAGGCACTTGGCCGCAAAGTGGTGAAGTGATGGTTGGACGCCTCGCTCACTCAAAACTCGGAGCGAAGGAAGATGATTTGGCCGTTGGGCAACAAGTCAGCTTTGACGGGCAAACCTGGACGATCAGCGGAAGCTTCACCGCGGCGGGTTCAGCATTTGAGTCAGAGATTTGGGCGCCATTGGCGGATTTGCAAACCGCACTGAAACGACAAGACCTGAGTATGGTTGCGGTAGCAATGGATTCGCCTGATGGCGTTGCCGATGTGGACCTGTTTTGCCGCGAGAGGATTGATCTGGAACTTAAAGCCGTGTCGGAGAGTGGCTACTACGCCTCTCTTCAAAAACATTACAAACCAGTTCGCATGTTGGGCTGGGTGGTCGTGGCATTGGTTGCCGGTTCGGGAATTTTCGCCGGACTCAACACGATGTATGGCGCTGTGGTGGGTCGGGTACGCGAACTCGCAACGCTCCAAGCCCTCGGTTTTCGTCGGCGAGCCATCCTACTGACACTCGTACAAGAAGCGACGCTGCTCGCTTGTGCCGGAGCGATTGTCGCCTGTGTTGCGGGACTGCTGCTTGTGGATGGCACTGCCGTTCGCTTCACGATGGGGGCTTTCATGCTCTCAGTCGATAGCGTCGGTATAGCGGTGGCCTGTGGTGTCGCAGCGCTACTTGGGGTCGTCGGGGCGTTGCCCCCTGCGGTCAAAGCAATGCGACTGCCTGTGGTCGAAGCCATTAAGTCCATTTAA
- a CDS encoding cation transporter: MHRKCYRTYGFITALATGVIALNSNAAVAASRLAATQVEIVDEAMCCAGCARKVSGQLYATRGVKEVGVDMKSRTLTVSLPEPTPAMLGQLWHAVERGEGTPTKLVTAEATYTLLRPEVDPAIPQPRVASPLTIVIDNLHCKGCAKKIAAQLYTLKSVTRVSVDMEKEMLFVETHRDVQLSPWALVDAVSKVKERPLAIFGSHGELRVEYASKAAAKPHHQAQQPRVGGISR, translated from the coding sequence ATGCACAGGAAGTGCTACCGAACCTACGGCTTTATTACGGCGTTGGCGACCGGCGTCATCGCGCTCAATTCGAATGCTGCGGTCGCAGCTTCGCGTTTGGCTGCGACTCAGGTGGAGATTGTTGATGAGGCAATGTGCTGTGCTGGTTGTGCCCGCAAGGTATCGGGACAGCTCTACGCCACACGTGGCGTCAAGGAAGTGGGCGTGGATATGAAGTCACGCACGCTGACAGTTTCGCTGCCTGAGCCAACCCCCGCAATGCTCGGCCAACTCTGGCACGCCGTCGAAAGAGGTGAGGGAACACCGACGAAGCTAGTCACCGCTGAGGCGACTTACACGCTGCTCCGTCCCGAAGTCGATCCGGCAATTCCGCAGCCACGTGTCGCATCGCCACTGACTATTGTGATCGATAATCTTCATTGCAAGGGCTGTGCGAAAAAGATTGCCGCTCAACTCTACACGCTCAAGAGCGTAACGAGGGTCAGCGTGGACATGGAAAAGGAAATGCTGTTTGTGGAGACGCACCGCGATGTGCAGCTCTCGCCGTGGGCCTTAGTAGACGCCGTATCGAAGGTCAAAGAACGACCACTGGCCATCTTCGGCAGTCATGGCGAACTCAGAGTTGAGTATGCGTCCAAAGCAGCCGCGAAGCCCCATCACCAAGCCCAACAACCCCGAGTCGGAGGGATTTCTCGATGA